CTGGTGCGTCTTGGGGCGGCTCGTTTCCCTTTCACGGTTTTTTGAGTCAAGTGGCAGCAATGTTCGACCTCCTTCCGATGGCTCCCCCCGATTCGATTCTGGGGCTGGGCGAAGCGTTCAAAAAGGACCCTAATCCCAAGAAGATCAACCTCAGCGTTGGTGTCTACAAGGATGAGCAAGGGCAGACGCCAATTCTGGCGAGCGTGAAGGAAGCAGAACGCCGCATTCTCGAAAGCGAGAAGTCGAAGGGATATCTGTCGATCGAAGGTTTGGCCGATTACGGCCGCGAAGTGCAAAACCTGCTCTTCGGTGCCGATCATGAAATCGCTGTTGCCAAGCGGGCTGTTACGGCTCAAACGCCAGGTGGAACCGGCTCGCTGCGGGTCGCAGCCGACTTCCTGCGAAAGCATTTTGCCAACTCCACCGTCTGGTGCAGTAAGCCAACCTGGGCCAACCATCAGGCGATCTTTCAGGCTGCGGGACTCGCGGTCGGTTCGTACGCCTACATCGATGCGGCAGGGCAGGGGCTCGATTTCGCCGCGATGATGGAATCGCTCGAAAAAGTTCCCGCTGGCGATGTCGTTTTGCTCCATGCCTGCTGCCACAATCCGACCGGCATCGACCCCACGCCCGAGCAGTGGAAAGAAATTGCCGATCTCGTGGATCGCCGCAAATTGCTGCCGCTGGTGGACTTTGCCTACCAAGGTTTTGGCGATGGTTTGACCGAAGATGCCACCGGCCTGCGCGAGCTGGCTCGTCCTGGCCGCGAACTGCTGGTTTGTAGCTCGTTTTCAAAGAACTTCGGGCTTTACAGCGAGCGCGTAGGTGCCCTGACGGTGGTTGCTGGCAGCGCCGATGCAGCCGAAAGGGCTCTTAGTCAGGTGCGCATCAGCATTCGCGTGAACTACAGCAATCCACCGCAGCATGGTGCTGCTGTGGTAGCGACGGTTCTCGGCGATCCAGCACTTCGCCAGCAATGGGAAGACGAACTGACCGCCATGCGCAGCCGCATTAAATCGATGCGCACACTGTTCGTGGCGACCATGAAAAAGCTCGCCCCGCAGAAGGATTTCTCGTTCATCGAGCGTCAGCGCGGGATGTTCAGCTTCTCGGGCCTGACGAACATGCAGGTCGACGAGCTCCGCACCAAGTACGCCGTTTACGTGGTGGGCAATGGCGGCCGGATCAACGTCGCCGGTATGACCCCCTCGAACATGGCACCGATGTGCGAAGCGATCGCAGCTGTGCTGTAGTGGACAGCTTGGCTCAAGCGAGCAAGTTCGTCCCAAGTAATTGTCTGGTAAATCTTTACGCAACACCCCGTGCTTGATCTCGGCCGGGGTAGACCAGCTGCCTAGAATATCGCTGAAGTCGAACCCGGTTGGTTTCGGCTGGCGAACTCCTTTCAGGCAGGCAATTGTGAACAGCCCAACGCACGGCACTGGCGACCCCTCAACAGGTCTCGGCGAGCTCGATATCAGCCGCGATCTGGTGATCGTCGTCCATGGGCTGGGTGCGAATCGGCTGGTGATGACTCCACTCTGCTCGCGGCTGTCGAAGCATGTCGGCCGGGTGATCAACTGGGGCTATTCGAGCCTGTGGCGTCCGGTCGAGCGTCCTGCCAGTGAACTTGTCGCGCTGTTGCATACGCTCAAGCCAGCCGACTATCCGCACGTCCATTTGGTCACGCACAGCATGGGTGGCATTGTCGCACGGCTGGCGATTCGCGAGTTTCGGCCCGAAAATCTCGGCCGATTCGTGATGACCGCTCCACCCAACGGTGGTTCGCATGTGGCGACACGGATGGCATCGATCCTGGGCCGCGTTGTTCCGCCGGTATTGCAGCTGCGCGACGCAGCCGACAGTTTTGTGCGCTCGCTTCCGCCGCCCGAAGGTGTCGAGGTGGGCATCATCGCCGCGCATCGCGATGCCCTGATTGCCCGCGGAAACACGCAGTTTCCGTGCGAGGTCAATTGCGAGCATATCGAACTTCCGGGCCGGCATTCTTCGCTCGTTTGGCGTCCAGAAACAGCCGCCGCTGTGGTGCGATTCCTGAAGGCGGGCCGGTTTTTCCCCGAGCAAAATGGGTCGCTCGATAGTGGCGTGCGTGCTTAAGCGGACGCGTTTATTCTCGTGCGCCGATGCCAGTGACATCTTTGGTCAGCAACAGAATTCGGGGCTCCCATTTCCCGAACGAAAAAAACTTATCGCCCACTCGCGCCATCGGCGAACCCGTGCTAACGGCGGTGGGGACCAAGAATTCGTTCACTTCGTAGCTCTTGGGGCCACGTGTGTCGCCACTCTCGACGCTCAAGGCGATGGTGGTGGGATGCGAGTAGACGACCCGAATGTTGTCTTGCTCCAGGGCTTCCTTCCAGAGTTTTTCCGAAACTTCTGCTTCGATCTGCCCTGTGGCAAAGGTGGCGAGGGCAATGCCGTGCAGCAAGGTCGCGTAGCGGTCGGCTAACTCCACGAGTCGCCCATTCCTCCGCGACGTGATGGTGGCTGTGACCGGTTCAGCCGCCAAGCTGGGAGTGACTGAACAAAGAATCGCCAGCAGTGCGAGGGTGAGGCCAAAGCGCATGGGGGAAGACCTTCGTGAGAGGAGTGGCCAGGGTCGGTTTCCTGGCGAGATCGCCACCGGCGTAGTATCGAGAAGCCGGGCTGGCGATGCAAACGCTGTGTGACCAACGTGTTACGTTGCGATTGTCTACCCGATTAGGCTGAAGCGGGCGAGGAGCAAGACGGCCAAAATGGGGCGCACACGCATCTTCTGCCCCTTCTGCCAAAATGGCACCTACAGCCAGCGGTGGTACCTTCAGCACCCCTCTGTGAACTTCTTCACAAGTCGTAAGTGTATTGAAATAAATGGTTTAGGGATGAATCTGTGGCGTCTGGCGCGCTCTTTGCTCTATGGGGCTGCCAAAGAGTGACGCTGTCATTTTCGCGACGAAGGTGCGGCTGCGAAGCGCGTGTGGTGAGCTGATGTCAGTTCCCCGCCGCTATCAGCCCCGCCCCGTTGCACCGTCGGTCAACTACCAACGTTGTTCATTTCAGCACCGCTTATTTCAGCACAGTTACCCACCCCAGGTTGTGGCTTTCAGGCAAGGCTCGCGAGAACCGTAGGGATCTTGGCCCGTCAACCTCACCCAACCCAACGTGCTCTCGGCTAAGGCTTGTAGGCATCAGGAGTAATCAATCGTGGCAAAGCAAATGGTCTTTCAGGACGACGCCCGTCAGCCTCTGCTGGCTGGTGTTTCAAAGCTCGCTCGTGCAGTTCGTAGCACGCTCGGCCCACGCGGTCGTAATGCGGTGCTCGACAAAGGTTGGGGCTCGCCCAAAGTGACCAAGGACGGCGTGACCGTCGCTGAAGACATCGAACTCGACGACCCCTACGAAAACCTTGGCGCTCAGCTCGTCAAGGAAGCTGCCAGCAAGACCAACACGGTTGCTGGCGACGGCACCACCACCGCCACCGTCCTCGCCGAAGCAATCTTCCGCGAAGGGCTCAAGATGATTGCCGCCGGATACGATCCGATGGCTCTCTCGCGTGGCATTTCGGCAGCTGTCGAAGCTGTTCAAAACGAAATCAATTCCATCGCGACCCCCATCAGCGAGAAGAACAAGAAGGAACTGCAGCAGATCGCTACGATCGCTGGCAACAACGATCCTTCGATCGGCACCGTTCTGGCCGATGCGTTCCTCAAGGTGGGTAAAGATGGTGTGATCACGATCGAAGAAGGTCGTGGCAACGAAACCACCGTCGATGTTGTCGAAGGTATGCAGTTCGATCGCGGCTATCTCTCCCCCCACTTCGTCACCAACCAAGACGATGTGAGTGTCGAATTCGAGAATGCCTACATCCTGCTGTTCGAAGAAAAAATCTCGACCAACAAGAAGCTCATCCCGCTTCTCGAAGCGATCAGCAAGGCCAACAAGCCGCTCTTGATCATCGCCGAAGATGTCGAAGGCGAAGCCCTCGCAACGCTCGTCGTCAACAAGATGCGTGGCATTCTCCAGGTTTGTGCCGTCAAGGCTCCTGGCTACGGCGATCGTCGCAAGGCGATCATGGGCGACATCGCTGTCCTCACCAAGGGTCAGGCGATCTTCAAGGATCTTGGCATCGAACTCGAAAGCGTCAAGCTTTCGGATCTCGGCCGCGCTAAGAAAATCAAGATCACCTCGGAAGCAACCACCATCGTGGGCGGTGCTGGTTCGAAGGACGAAATCAACGGTCGTGCGGAGCAGATCCGTCGCGAAATCGGCAACACCGATAGCGAATACGATCGCGAGAAGCTCCAAGAACGTCTCGCCAAGCTCGCTGGTGGTGTGGCTCAAGTGAGCTGCGGTGCTGCGACCGAAACCGAGATGAAAGAACGAAAGTGGCTCCTCGAAGATGCCAAGAACGCTGTGCAAGCAGCGCTCGAAAGCGGCATCGTTCCTGGTGGCGGCGTCGCTCTGATCCGCGCCGAAAAAGCACTCGATAAACTGAAGCTCACCGGCGACGAGAAGGCTGGCGTCGACATCATCCGCAACATTCTCGATCAGCCTCTCCGAGCCATCGCCAACAACGCTGGCCTCGACGGCGCTGTGGTGGTCAATCGCGTCCGTCAGCTGAAGGGTAAGACCGAAGGCTACAACGCTGACACCAACGAATACGGCGACATGCTGAAGTTCGGTGTCATCGACCCAGCCAAGGTGGTTTGCACCGCTTTGCAGAACGCAGCCAGCGTGGCTTCGCTGCTCCTCACCACCGAAGCCCTCATCACCGACATTCCTAAGGTGGGTGGCGACGACGACCACGGCGATCATCACGATCACGGAATGGGCGGCGGCATGGGTGGCATGGGCGGCATGCCTGGTATGGGCGGCATGGGTGGCATGGGCGGCATGATGTAATCAGCCCCTCAGCTTCAGCCGGTCCAGCAAGCTACAAACACAACTTAATCACACACAAAAATTTGCGTCAAGAAAGAACATTCACCATGGCCAAGATCAAGATTCGTCCCCTCGATGACCGTGTCGTAGTTCAACCTGTGGAATCGGAAGATCGTACCGCTGGCGGTATCGTGCTTCCCGATTCGGCCAAGGAAAAGCCACAACGGGGAACTGTCCTCGCTGTGGGACCTGGCAAGTTGCTCGAGAACGGTCAGCGCGGTGAGTTGTCGGTCAGCGTCGGCGATCAAGTGATCTACGGCAAGTACGGCGGAACCGACATCGAAGTGAACGGCGACGATGTGAAGATCCTTCGCGAAAGCGATATCCTCGCCAAAGTGGTCGAATAGTCGGCCAAGACCATCACCAAAATAACTCAACCAATCACTTCCTCGAGAGGGGACTCGTAGCGTGCCAAAACAAATTCTATTCGACGATCATGCCCGTGCAAAAATGCTCGCGGGTGTTGAAAAGCTGGCCGATGCCGTCGCTGTAACGATGGGCCCGACCGGTAAGAACGTCATCATCGACAAGTCGTTCGGCGGCCCCACTGTGACCAAAGACGGTGTGACGGTAGCCAAGGAAATCGAACTCGAAGACCGCTTCGAAAACATGGGCGCAAAGCTCGTGGTCGAAGTCGCTCAAAAGACCTCGGACCTCGCTGGCGACGGCACCACCACCGCCACCGTGCTGGCCCGGGCGATCTTCAAAGAAGGTCTGCGTAACGTGTCGGCTGGTAACAATCCAACCGCTGTTCGCCGTGGTATCGACAAAGCTGTCGAAGCTGCCACCAAGAAGCTGCTGGACATGGCCAAGCCTGTCACCAGCAAAGAAGAAGTGGCCAACGTCGGCGCTATCTCGGCCAACAACGACCGCACCATCGGCGACCTGCTCGCCGAAGCGCTGCACCGCGTTGGCAAAGATGGTGTGATCACCGTCGAAGAAGGCAAGTCGACCGATACCAAAGTCGAATACGTCGATGGTATGCAGTTCGACAAGGGATTCATCTCCCCCTACTTCATCAACCGTCAAGCCACGATGGACGTGATGATGGATGATGCCCTGATCCTCATCCACGAGAAGAAGATCAGCAACATTCGCGACATCGTGCCGATCCTCGAGAAGGTGAGCCAGTCGGGCAAGCCTCTCCTGATCATCGCCGAAGATGTCGACGCTGAAGCCCTCACGCTGCTGGTGGTGAACAAGCTTCGCGGTGTGCTGAATGTTTGTGCCGTGAAGGCTCCCGGTTTCGGCGACCGCCGCAAGGCGATGCTCGGCGATATCGCGGTTCTGACCGGTGGCACGCTCATCAGCGACGATCTCGGTTTGCAACTCGAGAACCTGACGCTCGAGCACCTCGGCCGCGCCAAGAAGGTGACTGCCGACAAGAACAACACCACGATTGTGGAAGGTGCCGGCAAGCGTGCCGACATCGAAAAGCGTATTCAGCAGATCAACAACCTGATCTCGCAAACCGAAAGCGAATACGACAAAGAGAAGTTCCAAGAACGTCTCGCCAAGCTTTCAGGCGGCGTGGCTGTCATCTCGGTCGGTGCTGAAACCGAAGCCGATATGAAGCAGAAGAAAGCTCGCGTCGAAGACGCGCTGCATGCCACTCGCGCTGCTGTGGAAGAAGGCATTCTTCCAGGTGGTGGCGTGGCTCTGCTCCGCTGCACCGAAACGGTCGAGAAGGTTCGCGACTCCCTCAAGGGTGGCGAGCGCATCGGTGCCGAGATTGTTCTCGGTGCTCTCTCGGCTCCTCTGATCACCATCGTCAGCAACGGCGGTCGTGATGGCTCGGTGGTAGCCGACGAAGTCCTTCAGAAGCCGCTCAACATGGGCTACGACGCCAACGCTGGCGAGTATGTCGACATGTTCAAAGCAGGCGTGATCGATCCCGTTAAAGTGGTTCGCACCGCACTCGGCAATGCTGCCAGCATCGCCGCTCTGCTGCTCACCACCGAAGCGCTCGTCACGAACTTCGACAAGGACGACAAGAACAAGCGTTCGGCCGAAGGCGTGGTACGCTAGTCGGTGGCTGATGCCGGGCGTAAGTCGCGCATCAGCGGTTTTGTAGACAAACCAGCCAGGCCACTTCGATCGCGAGGTGGCCTGTTTTTTGCCTAGTTTCGTGGCGTCACCGATTTTTTCGCCGACGCTAGACTCGCTCGCTTCCTCCAATCGTGGCAGTGCCGATGGCAACCAAACGCGACTACTACGAAGTCCTAGGCGTTTCGCGCGAGGCGAGTGCGAAAGAGATCTCCGCTGCTTATCGCAAACTGGCGGTGAAGTATCACCCCGATGCGAATCCGGGGGACGAGAACGCCGTCGTCATGTTCAAGGAAGCGGCAGAAGCGTACGAGATTCTCTCCGACGAAGAGAAACGCGAACGTTACAACCGCTATGGCCACGCTGCTGCCGAGCAAATGGGGCAGCAGTTCCACGACGTCGAAGATATCTTCGAAGCGTTCGGGGGAATTTTTGGCGACCTGTTTGGTGGTGGCGGCAGGCGGGGTGGAAAGCGTCAGCGTCGCGGACAAAACATTCGTGTCGATGTCACCCTCGATCTCGAAGAAGCTGCTCGCGGCGTGAAGCGAACCGTCGAGTTTCCACGCAGTAAATCGTGCGAAACTTGCAGCGGCAGCGGCAGCCGACCTGGCGCGCAGAAAGCAACCTGTCGGCGCTGCAATGGCCATGGCCAGGTGGTGCAATCGATGGGCTTTGTGCGTGTTCAAACGACATGCCCCGGCTGCAACGGCAGCGGTTCGATGATCACCGACCCGTGCGAATCGTGTCGCGGCGGTGGCTACGTGCAGAAGATGGAACAGCTGGAAGTGAGCATTCCAGCAGGCATCGACGATGGGATGCAAGTTCGGCTCTCGGGGCATGGTGAACCGAGTCCCGATGGTGGGCCGCCCGGCGATGTCTATTGCTTCGTTTCCGTGCGTAAGCATCAGCTGTTTCAGCGTGATGGGGTGCATCTGATCCTGCAAATGCCGATCACGTTTAGTCAGGCAGCGCTCGGCGCGACGATCGAAGTTCCAACGCTCGACGGTCCGCACGATCTGAAGGTTTCAGCCGGCACACAATCGGGAGAAGTCTTCCGCATTCGTGGTCGTGGCGTTGCCGACCCGCGTGGTGGAGGTGTCGGGGATTTACTGGTTCAAACCCACATCGAAGTGCCGAAGAAACTCAACGCCCGTCAAAAAGAATTGCTCCGCGAACTTGCGGAACTCGAACACGCTAATGTTTCGCCGCAGCGTAAATCGTTTCTCGAGCGGCTGCGCGATTATTTCGCCCCCGTCGAGACCAAACCTGCGGCCAGTGAGGAGAAACAATCATCATGACGATCGACCCAACTTCCGATCCATCCGCCGATGCTACCGAAGCAGCGATTGGTGAAACGGCTTTTCAGCAGCAATTGGCAAAACTCGAAGCCGAGGTCAAAGAGGCCAACGAGCGCGTGCTCCGTGGTCAGGCCGAGCTTGAGAACTATCGCAAGCGCTCGCGCCGGGAACTCGAAGACGATCGCAAGTACGCCGCCCTCCCTTTAGCGCGCGATCTGCTGAGCGTGATCGACAACTTGCAGCGTGCCCTCGATGCCGCCGCGAAGGCCGAATCGAGTGGCGATTTGCTCCTCGGTGTGAAGATGGTGCTCGGTCAACTGCAGGGAATATTGGCCCAGCATCAGTGCGTGCCGATCGAAACGGTCGGCCAGGCATTTGACCCCAACTTCCATCAGGCGATTGCTCAAGAGCCGAGCGACGAACATGCCGCAGGTGTGGTCACGCGCGCCGCTCAGGTGGGCTATAAACTCCACGACCGCGTGATTCGTCCTGCCCAAGTCTTTGTGTCGACCGGACCTGCCTCGGCCTAATCGCACGAGCTATTACGCTGCGAAATTACACTCCGAACTCTCGCCTCACGTTTGAATCACTCACAGCCTTCGTGCTGGAGACCTAACGATGCCCACCTACGACTACGAGTGCAGTGCTTGCGGACACAAGTTCGAAGAGTTTCAGTCGATCTCGGCGGAACTGCTGACCAAGTGTCCCAAGTGCAAAAAGAAGAAGCTCGTTCGGCTGTTTGGTGCCGGCGCAGCGGTGATGTTCAAAGGCTCGGGCTTTTACACCACCGACTACCGCAGTGAGTCGTACAAGTCGGCTGCTGCCTCCGATAAGTCGAGTGCCAGCTCGAGCGAATCATCCTCCTCGTCGAGCGAAGCCAAGCCAGCCCCCAAAGCAGAGAGCAAGCCTGCCAAAACCGAATCGGCGCCAAAATCGAGCGGCAAAAAGGGTGATAAGTAAGTGCTGGCACGAAAGGCTGCGACAACGATGCCCCTCATCCGCTGCCCCATTTGCGAAAAACGGTTCGATCAAGCAACCACCCAGGCAATGCCGTTTTGCAGCGAGCGTTGTCGAAAGATCGATCTTGGACGCTGGCTGAATGAAGGGTACAGCGTTCCCGTGGAGCGAATCGACGACGACGAAGAGAGCGAAATCGCTGAAGGTTTCGGCCCCCGTCGCGCCGCTGACGACGATGACGAATAGCAGCTGTGCATTTTTGGTAGAGCAGGCTCCCGCCTGTCCGCAGGGCGATTGAACGTTGCTGCCAGATTTCGTCAGGCAGGAGACTGACCTACTCGCTGCAATGATGATCTCGCCTCGCTGCTCTCTCTTCACATTTCGAACTGCCAATCGGCCCGGAACATCTCGTCCGCTTGCGACCCACTCGAAGGGGTCGTATTATTCGCCGCAGGTTAGCTAGTTTCTGATCGTTCGAAACGCTCACCTCTCAAGACACTGCGGCAAAGGACGCTCACGTGGCGACGGAATCGGGAACTATCAAGCGCGTCGAGTGGCTCGAAGTCATTCCGGCGCTACGTTTGGCCAAAGCAGCTTGGATTGCCCTCACCCCTTCGATCCTTGCGCTGGCATTCCTCGGGTATCTCGTGTCGTCGATCGGCTGGCAAGCAGCGAGTCTGATCCTGACGCGTGAAGAGCGGTTTCAGCTCACTTTGACGACCGAATTTGAGCTCGACGATTATGTTCCCGCATGGAACACCTTCACGCTCGACGGTCCGGTCGAGTACGTGATTCGTCACACCGCAGGACGAGTGGCGATGCTGGGGCGGATTGATCTTTCGTGGCGCGGTGTCCTCTATTTCATGATCGGCAACCTCTGGGCGATTGGCGTTTGGTCGCTCGTCGGAGGGACGATTTGCCGCTACAGCGTCCTCAAACTGGGGGCTGAAGAATCGCCCGATATTTTCGCCTGCGCGCGGATGGTCTTTGCGCGATGGCTCTCGTTTTTCACAGCCCCGCTCTATCCCTTGCTGGGTGTTGCTCTGCTGACGCTCCCTCTGGCCATCGCGGGACTCTTGATGCGTGCCGATCTCGGCGTGCTGATCATGGGACTGCTGTGGGTTGTGGTGCTGCTGGTTTCAGCCGTGATTGCCTGGCTGCTAGTCGGCCTGTTTTTTGGCTGGATATTGATGTGGCCGGCGATCTCTGCCGAGCAGGAAGGGGATACGTTCGATGCCTTCAGCCGATCGTATTCCTACGTATTCGGCAAACCGGTGCACTATGCGTTCTATCTGGTGGTGGCGGGACTGGTTGGCTGGTTTGCGCTCGAACTTGTCGAGTATGTCGCGGCCGTGGTGATTCGGGCCGGGTTCTGGGGAACATCGTGGGGCGCTGGTCGCCAGCGAACGCTCGAGATTCAGGCGTTTGTCGCAGCCTTTCAAAGTTCTATTCAGCTCGAGGGGGCTCCCAAGCTCAACAGCAGCGAGCACATCGGCGCGTGGCTCATCAGCTGGAGCATCGCGATTGTGCGTGCGGTTCCTCGGTCGTTCGCCTATGCCTTTTTCTTCGTCGCTGCGAGTGGCATCTACCTGCTGCTGCGAAAAGATGTCGACGATAAAGAGCTCGACGATCTCTACCACGAAGATGACGCGGCTCGTTTTGCCGCTGGTCGTCGCGCCGTTTCGGTTGGCGTTCCGAGCGCTAGTTCCGATGTGAACAACGAAGGTGAATAGCGACAGCCATTCAGCGCGCTTTAGCTGGCGACAAGTTCGCGAAAGATGGTGGCGTAGGAGTTGTTGAACTCGCCGCGGCTCATCACGACATCGCAGCCAGCCACCGTGGCTGCTTGCAGCGACGCGATATCGACGTGCGGCCCGTAGGCCAGAATTTTCGCCTGCGGTGCGCCAGAGCGAGTCGCTGCAACAATGTTGTCGATCGCTCCCGGGGCAGCTGCCAGGTCGATGATCACGAGCCTTGTTTCGCTCGAAAGTTTGGCGGGAAGATCTGCCGCAGTGAGGGCGATGGCGAGCTTTGCGCCGGTCGCGGTAGCAGCCGACATCAAGCGGGTGGCGAACATCATTTCGGGCGAAAGAAAAACGATCACGCGCAGCTCGTCTCGTGAAATAAGGACCGGGAGATGGTGTCGGCGAAGCTCGGCCTCAGCAAAAAATGCACTAAGCCGAGTGGCTCGCTTGTCCCGATGGGTCGGTGTTCGACTCATCGAGCTCTTTGAGTTCTTCAAGCCACTGGCGAATCTCGTTGTTGTATTCGCTGGCGAGATCACCCATCACCAGTTGGCGATGGAAGGCGGCAGCCCCTTCTTTTAGAAGTTCAGCCGCCTCGGCGCTCGGGAATCGGCGGAGCGGATCGGGGGCGATCATGCCGCGGCAGAAGCTCAGCAGCAGATCGCAGCGAATCACATCCTCGGGCAAGACTTCGTGCAGACGCTGCGGAAGCGAGCGTTTGGATTCCAGTAGCGCGCGTGCATCTTGATTGCCGGTAAACAGTGGGCGACCAGCGAGGAGTTCGATCAGCACGTAGCCGAGCGAACAGAGATCGCTGCGCGGGGTGCACTCCCGATTTTCGAGCACTTCGGGGGCGGCATAAGCGAGCGTGCAGTTGCGCGAGCGCGGTGGATTGCGAATCTCGAACGCCGATCCGAAGTCGACAATCTTCGCGATGCCGGTGCGCTTCATCATGATGTTCGACGGCTTGATATCGCCGTGCACCATGCCGTGGCGATGCAGGGCGGCCAGGCCGTTGAGGCAGTCGCGCACAATGGCTACCGCAACGCCTGCTTTCAAGCGAGGCTGAACCGGTCCGGCGGTCACAATCACGCGGTTGATGTATTCCCAGCGGCGAGCGCTGACACTCGTCCGCATCCGGTCGAGCATCTTTTGCGTCACCAGCCGCTGCAGGTCATAGCCGTCGATCCACTCCATCACCAACATGCGAATCCGCATCCGGTCGACAAAGTTGTAGACGTACAGCAGGTTGTCGTGCTGCAGCTGAGCCAGGCGGGCCAAGGCCATCGCCATCCGCTGCATCGCTTCGTCGTAGCTAGCGACGTCGTCGAACCGTTCGGGAGAGAAAATCTTGAGCGCTGCGGGGAGCGTAAAATCATCGGTGCCGCGGAGTTCGGTCAGATAGACCACTCCCTGACCACCCGATCCGAGACGCCGCTGAAGTCGCATGTGCGACGTCCACGCGAGCCGCTTTTCCTCGACGATTTCGTTATAGCGGTCGACAAGTTCATTGGGTGCACGAGGAGACTCCAGTCCCCCCTGCGTGAGCGTGACATTAATGTCTTGACGTGTTGTGGTGAGCACGAGCGAAAACTCCGCCGATCTTCGGGCAACCTCCGTGTACTACCGCCTGACGTGTAGTAATTGAATGGATTTTTGGAGCAGGGTAAAGAGTAGAGAGCCAGGTTCCTGGAGATCGGTTCGCTCTGCCCAGAAGGCGCAGGCTTGCCCGGCGCGCTAAACTGAAGTGCGGAGAATCTGCCTCTAGTCAGCCCCACTGCCGAGAAACGAAGCCACCTATGGAACCGAG
This window of the Pirellula staleyi DSM 6068 genome carries:
- the groES gene encoding co-chaperone GroES; the encoded protein is MAKIKIRPLDDRVVVQPVESEDRTAGGIVLPDSAKEKPQRGTVLAVGPGKLLENGQRGELSVSVGDQVIYGKYGGTDIEVNGDDVKILRESDILAKVVE
- the groL gene encoding chaperonin GroEL (60 kDa chaperone family; promotes refolding of misfolded polypeptides especially under stressful conditions; forms two stacked rings of heptamers to form a barrel-shaped 14mer; ends can be capped by GroES; misfolded proteins enter the barrel where they are refolded when GroES binds), translated to MPKQILFDDHARAKMLAGVEKLADAVAVTMGPTGKNVIIDKSFGGPTVTKDGVTVAKEIELEDRFENMGAKLVVEVAQKTSDLAGDGTTTATVLARAIFKEGLRNVSAGNNPTAVRRGIDKAVEAATKKLLDMAKPVTSKEEVANVGAISANNDRTIGDLLAEALHRVGKDGVITVEEGKSTDTKVEYVDGMQFDKGFISPYFINRQATMDVMMDDALILIHEKKISNIRDIVPILEKVSQSGKPLLIIAEDVDAEALTLLVVNKLRGVLNVCAVKAPGFGDRRKAMLGDIAVLTGGTLISDDLGLQLENLTLEHLGRAKKVTADKNNTTIVEGAGKRADIEKRIQQINNLISQTESEYDKEKFQERLAKLSGGVAVISVGAETEADMKQKKARVEDALHATRAAVEEGILPGGGVALLRCTETVEKVRDSLKGGERIGAEIVLGALSAPLITIVSNGGRDGSVVADEVLQKPLNMGYDANAGEYVDMFKAGVIDPVKVVRTALGNAASIAALLLTTEALVTNFDKDDKNKRSAEGVVR
- a CDS encoding amino acid aminotransferase, with the protein product MFDLLPMAPPDSILGLGEAFKKDPNPKKINLSVGVYKDEQGQTPILASVKEAERRILESEKSKGYLSIEGLADYGREVQNLLFGADHEIAVAKRAVTAQTPGGTGSLRVAADFLRKHFANSTVWCSKPTWANHQAIFQAAGLAVGSYAYIDAAGQGLDFAAMMESLEKVPAGDVVLLHACCHNPTGIDPTPEQWKEIADLVDRRKLLPLVDFAYQGFGDGLTEDATGLRELARPGRELLVCSSFSKNFGLYSERVGALTVVAGSADAAERALSQVRISIRVNYSNPPQHGAAVVATVLGDPALRQQWEDELTAMRSRIKSMRTLFVATMKKLAPQKDFSFIERQRGMFSFSGLTNMQVDELRTKYAVYVVGNGGRINVAGMTPSNMAPMCEAIAAVL
- the groL gene encoding chaperonin GroEL (60 kDa chaperone family; promotes refolding of misfolded polypeptides especially under stressful conditions; forms two stacked rings of heptamers to form a barrel-shaped 14mer; ends can be capped by GroES; misfolded proteins enter the barrel where they are refolded when GroES binds) → MAKQMVFQDDARQPLLAGVSKLARAVRSTLGPRGRNAVLDKGWGSPKVTKDGVTVAEDIELDDPYENLGAQLVKEAASKTNTVAGDGTTTATVLAEAIFREGLKMIAAGYDPMALSRGISAAVEAVQNEINSIATPISEKNKKELQQIATIAGNNDPSIGTVLADAFLKVGKDGVITIEEGRGNETTVDVVEGMQFDRGYLSPHFVTNQDDVSVEFENAYILLFEEKISTNKKLIPLLEAISKANKPLLIIAEDVEGEALATLVVNKMRGILQVCAVKAPGYGDRRKAIMGDIAVLTKGQAIFKDLGIELESVKLSDLGRAKKIKITSEATTIVGGAGSKDEINGRAEQIRREIGNTDSEYDREKLQERLAKLAGGVAQVSCGAATETEMKERKWLLEDAKNAVQAALESGIVPGGGVALIRAEKALDKLKLTGDEKAGVDIIRNILDQPLRAIANNAGLDGAVVVNRVRQLKGKTEGYNADTNEYGDMLKFGVIDPAKVVCTALQNAASVASLLLTTEALITDIPKVGGDDDHGDHHDHGMGGGMGGMGGMPGMGGMGGMGGMM
- the grpE gene encoding nucleotide exchange factor GrpE; translated protein: MTIDPTSDPSADATEAAIGETAFQQQLAKLEAEVKEANERVLRGQAELENYRKRSRRELEDDRKYAALPLARDLLSVIDNLQRALDAAAKAESSGDLLLGVKMVLGQLQGILAQHQCVPIETVGQAFDPNFHQAIAQEPSDEHAAGVVTRAAQVGYKLHDRVIRPAQVFVSTGPASA
- the dnaJ gene encoding molecular chaperone DnaJ, coding for MATKRDYYEVLGVSREASAKEISAAYRKLAVKYHPDANPGDENAVVMFKEAAEAYEILSDEEKRERYNRYGHAAAEQMGQQFHDVEDIFEAFGGIFGDLFGGGGRRGGKRQRRGQNIRVDVTLDLEEAARGVKRTVEFPRSKSCETCSGSGSRPGAQKATCRRCNGHGQVVQSMGFVRVQTTCPGCNGSGSMITDPCESCRGGGYVQKMEQLEVSIPAGIDDGMQVRLSGHGEPSPDGGPPGDVYCFVSVRKHQLFQRDGVHLILQMPITFSQAALGATIEVPTLDGPHDLKVSAGTQSGEVFRIRGRGVADPRGGGVGDLLVQTHIEVPKKLNARQKELLRELAELEHANVSPQRKSFLERLRDYFAPVETKPAASEEKQSS
- a CDS encoding alpha/beta fold hydrolase, which produces MNSPTHGTGDPSTGLGELDISRDLVIVVHGLGANRLVMTPLCSRLSKHVGRVINWGYSSLWRPVERPASELVALLHTLKPADYPHVHLVTHSMGGIVARLAIREFRPENLGRFVMTAPPNGGSHVATRMASILGRVVPPVLQLRDAADSFVRSLPPPEGVEVGIIAAHRDALIARGNTQFPCEVNCEHIELPGRHSSLVWRPETAAAVVRFLKAGRFFPEQNGSLDSGVRA